Genomic DNA from Salinibacterium sp. NK8237:
TTGGCTCAAGCTGATTGACCAGAATACGGTCATCAATCTGGAGGGTGTTTTCCATCGACGACGACGGAATATAGAACGACCGCACCAAATAGGTCTTGATCAAAAACGAGATCAGAATCGCCGCGACGAAGATGATGACGAGATCGCGGAGGAAAAGCTTCCACCCACCGGACTTCTTAGCTGCATGGCGAGTATCGCCACGGCTGCCCGGCAGCGTGTTTTCTACAGTTTCGTTTGTCATTTAACCCCAAAGCTCCCAGCAAGCATATGCCGCTGGGAGCCCTTGGTTTGTGAATTGCGAGAGTGTTAGTTGTCGCGCTTCTCTTTGATCTTTGCCTTCTTGCCGCGAAGGTCGCGCAAGTAGTACAGCTTGGCGCGACGAACGAGTCCGCGCGATACAACTTCAATGTGGTCGATGACTGGGGAGTGAACCGGGAAGGTACGCTCTACGCCGACCTGGAAGCTGACCTTGCGGACCGTGAAGGTCTCGCGAACGCCGTGGCCCGAACGACCGATTACTACGCCCTGGAACACCTGGATACGC
This window encodes:
- the rplS gene encoding 50S ribosomal protein L19 — translated: MHILDDVDKASLKDNIPDFRAGDNVKVHVNIIEGTRSRIQVFQGVVIGRSGHGVRETFTVRKVSFQVGVERTFPVHSPVIDHIEVVSRGLVRRAKLYYLRDLRGKKAKIKEKRDN